One Clarias gariepinus isolate MV-2021 ecotype Netherlands chromosome 18, CGAR_prim_01v2, whole genome shotgun sequence genomic window carries:
- the LOC128506152 gene encoding myoglobin-like, whose amino-acid sequence MSDCELILASWGKVESNLAGYGGEVLTRLFTEHPDTQKLFPKFIEIPCGEMAGNAAIADHGKTVLMKLGEILKAKGSSDVIKPLATTHANKHKIALNNFKLITEVIIKVLGEKDVWDAATQDAFRKVMGGVVNEIDCVYKELGFTG is encoded by the exons ATGTCTGACTGTGAGTTGATTCTGGCCAGCTGGGGAAAAGTGGAGAGCAACCTTGCTGGCTATGGAGGAGAAGTTCTGACTCG TCTGTTCACAGAGCACCCTGACACCCAGAAACTCTTCCCTAAGTTTATTGAGATCCCATGTGGTGAAATGGCTGGAAATGCAGCCATTGCAGACCATGGGAAGACAGTTTTGATGAAACTGGGTGAGATCCTCAAGGCAAAAGGCTCTAGTGATGTCATCAAGCCACTGGCTACAACCCATGCCAATAAACACAAGATTGCCCTTAATAACTTCAAA CTGATCACTGAGGTCATCATTAAGGTGCTTGGAGAGAAGGACGTATGGGACGCTGCTACCCAGGATGCTTTCAGAAAGGTGATGGGTGGTGTTGTCAATGAGATTGACTGCGTCTATAAGGAGCTTGGCTTCACTGGTTAG